In Capillibacterium thermochitinicola, a genomic segment contains:
- a CDS encoding thioredoxin domain-containing protein, producing the protein MVPITGKKQNRLAKEKSPYLRQHATNPVDWYPWGEEAFAAAKAADKPIFLSIGYSTCHWCHVMERESFADPEVATVLNEVFVPVKVDREERPDLDGIYMAVCQAMTGNGGWPLTIIMTPDQKPFFAGTYFPKKSSFGRIGLLELAKKIQELWRTRREELLAMAAHNLDLLQEEAEAAGTGGQLQPEVLDRGFVQLAQLYDEINGGFGFAPKFPTPHHLLFLLRYWQRTGEAKALTMVERTLTAMRYGGIYDHLGGGFHRYSTDERWFVPHFEKMLYDQAMLLLAYLEAYQVTGNSLFRQTAEEIYTYLVTVMRDESGGFYSAEDADSEGVEGKFYLWSWPEVHQVLNPEEARLVTAYFNLEPAGNCRSPELPDGANLLYITAELPAVARRLEVDPARAEELFVSAKARLLAYRQQRVPPFKDEKILTDWNGLLLVALAKGGQVLQKKEWIHTAEETARFLLTAMRTPDGGLWHRYYRGEAGIHGFLEDYAFLIWGLLELYAATFKANYLAEALALTTVLQRNFLDPARGGYFQTATDAELVLVRQKELYDGAIPSGNSVMLANLLKLARITGDPSWQQEAERSSGFFGDRVGRAPVNYTHFLSALDFAFGPGREIVIVGRRGEEMTERMLALVQTTYLPRTIGLFRPAAEEEPVLASLAPFTKELTALDGKTTAYVCRNYQCSMPTTDWGRFQELVQG; encoded by the coding sequence ATGGTTCCAATAACCGGTAAAAAGCAGAATCGTTTAGCCAAGGAAAAATCGCCTTACTTGCGACAACATGCCACCAACCCCGTTGATTGGTATCCCTGGGGTGAAGAGGCCTTTGCGGCCGCCAAGGCGGCGGACAAACCAATCTTTCTTAGTATCGGTTACTCGACCTGTCACTGGTGCCATGTGATGGAACGGGAGTCGTTCGCCGATCCGGAGGTGGCCACGGTGCTCAATGAAGTCTTTGTCCCCGTTAAAGTTGACCGGGAGGAACGGCCCGACCTGGACGGGATCTATATGGCGGTTTGCCAGGCGATGACAGGGAACGGCGGCTGGCCTTTGACCATTATTATGACCCCCGACCAAAAGCCCTTCTTTGCCGGAACGTACTTTCCCAAAAAAAGCAGCTTCGGGCGGATCGGCCTGTTGGAGCTGGCCAAGAAGATACAAGAGCTTTGGCGGACCCGCCGGGAAGAACTGCTTGCCATGGCCGCGCACAACCTGGACCTGCTTCAGGAGGAGGCGGAGGCAGCGGGGACGGGTGGACAATTGCAACCGGAGGTTCTGGACCGGGGATTTGTCCAATTGGCCCAGCTTTACGATGAAATAAACGGCGGTTTTGGTTTTGCCCCGAAGTTTCCGACCCCCCATCATCTCCTTTTTTTACTCCGTTATTGGCAACGGACCGGGGAAGCAAAAGCCTTGACCATGGTCGAGCGCACTTTGACGGCGATGCGTTATGGGGGGATCTATGATCACCTTGGGGGTGGTTTTCACCGTTACTCCACCGATGAACGATGGTTTGTTCCCCATTTTGAAAAGATGCTGTACGATCAAGCGATGCTCCTTTTGGCCTATTTGGAAGCTTATCAGGTCACGGGTAACAGTTTGTTCCGGCAGACCGCCGAAGAGATCTATACCTACCTCGTGACGGTGATGCGGGATGAAAGCGGCGGGTTTTACAGCGCGGAAGACGCCGACAGTGAAGGGGTGGAGGGGAAGTTTTATTTATGGTCCTGGCCGGAAGTGCACCAGGTGTTGAATCCGGAGGAGGCACGGCTGGTGACCGCCTATTTTAACCTGGAACCGGCCGGGAATTGCCGCAGCCCGGAGCTGCCGGACGGGGCCAATCTGCTTTACATTACGGCGGAGTTGCCTGCGGTCGCCCGGCGCTTGGAAGTTGACCCGGCGCGGGCGGAGGAGCTTTTCGTCTCCGCGAAGGCAAGACTCTTGGCCTACCGTCAGCAGCGTGTTCCCCCCTTTAAAGATGAGAAAATTCTCACCGACTGGAACGGGTTGCTCCTGGTGGCGTTGGCCAAGGGGGGACAAGTACTCCAAAAAAAAGAATGGATCCATACGGCGGAAGAGACGGCGCGTTTTCTCCTTACGGCGATGCGCACGCCCGACGGTGGCTTATGGCACCGTTATTACCGGGGAGAAGCGGGGATTCACGGTTTTCTTGAGGATTATGCCTTTTTAATCTGGGGTTTATTGGAGCTTTATGCGGCAACCTTTAAAGCGAACTATTTGGCGGAGGCTTTGGCGTTAACTACGGTTCTGCAGCGTAATTTCCTCGATCCGGCCCGCGGCGGCTATTTTCAAACCGCAACCGATGCGGAACTAGTATTGGTGCGCCAGAAAGAATTGTATGACGGCGCCATTCCTTCCGGCAACTCGGTCATGCTCGCCAACCTGCTGAAACTGGCCCGGATCACCGGTGATCCGTCCTGGCAGCAAGAAGCGGAAAGAAGCAGTGGGTTTTTTGGCGACCGGGTTGGGCGGGCGCCGGTCAATTACACCCACTTTCTTTCCGCTTTGGATTTTGCCTTTGGGCCCGGACGGGAGATCGTCATTGTCGGGCGAAGGGGCGAGGAGATGACCGAACGGATGTTGGCTTTGGTGCAAACCACTTACCTGCCGCGGACCATTGGTCTCTTTCGTCCGGCGGCGGAAGAGGAACCGGTACTGGCCAGTCTTGCTCCTTTTACCAAGGAACTGACGGCGCTGGACGGGAAGACCACGGCTTATGTTTGCCGGAACTACCAGTGCAGTATGCCTACGACTGATTGGGGTCGGTTTCAGGAGTTGGTTCAAGGGTAA